A stretch of Camelina sativa cultivar DH55 chromosome 18, Cs, whole genome shotgun sequence DNA encodes these proteins:
- the LOC104762557 gene encoding non-specific lipid-transfer protein-like protein At5g64080, giving the protein MAVTLPSSVTPFLLAVLLSLSSVSVLSASHHHAAAPAPSVDCSTIILNMADCLSFVTSGGTVTKPEGTCCSGLKTVLKTDAECLCEAFKSSASLGVTLNITKASTLPAACKLHAPSIANCGLSVAPTVAPGLAPGAAAAAGPDSAGTLAPNPSPGNDGSSLIPISIATLFSAVLFVLFSFSM; this is encoded by the exons ATGGCCGTTACACTCCCCTCCTCCGTGACACCTTTCCTTCTCGCCGTCCTTCTGTCTCTCTCCTCCGTCTCAGTTCTCAGCGCATCTCACCACCATGCGGCGGCGCCGGCTCCTTCTGTTGACTGTTCGACTATCATACTCAACATGGCTGACTGTTTATCCTTTGTTACGAGCGGAGGCACGGTGACGAAACCGGAAGGTACTTGCTGCTCAGGGCTTAAGACGGTGCTCAAGACTGACGCTGAGTGTCTCTGTGAAGCGTTTAAGAGCAGTGCTTCTCTTGGAGTTACTTTGAACATCACTAAGGCTTCTACTCTTCCTGCCGCATGCAAGCTTCACGCTCCTTCTATTGCTAACTGTGGAT TATCGGTTGCTCCTACTGTTGCTCCAG GTCTTGCTCCAGGagcagctgctgctgctggaCCTGACTCAGCCGGAACTTTAGCTCCAAACCCGTCTCCAGGGAACGACGGATCTTCTTTGATTCCGATCTCGATCGCAACCCTATTCAGCGCCGTATTGTTCGTATTGTTCTCCTTCAGTATGTAA
- the LOC104762558 gene encoding uncharacterized protein LOC104762558, with the protein MDFSVKPLGGSPSPSSSTSSSTPHRFKSVATPTASAAAVSGISPSAAAAAAAAADRDPMHSWWESVSKQRSRILSLSSLLSGDSHSENGDVTPISSLADSDRPALSLLSSRAAYSLISSSLCNPASGSGSDPLCQWLYETYLSSDPPLRLVVLSFLPLLVGMYLSRIHSIDSSSLPSLSGFEAVLLAIYAAEVKARGGKPILVHIPDLSQPSLYHSPRNGVDRSRDSNPTASVGVLSPQLEPQIAVKSTKRASIVGVGLQCYFKEISQMPAWSKLEFCKFSADWAGQDCDCKEKIDGDEDKVLALTNGFGDSSSFNGSSGRSLEIEEDFDRLAIRENEEHSSSSDGIGGRGVRIPLPWELFQPTLRILGHCLLSPLNTGDVKDAASNAVRSLYARASHDLNPQAILATRSLVNLDTSARTAAAKTVAAETVNGGSSNVNTPSKAKKPEILLASK; encoded by the coding sequence ATGGACTTTTCCGTAAAGCCTCTTGGCGGCTCACCTTCTCCGTCGTCATCCACCTCTTCCTCCACTCCTCACCGTTTCAAATCCGTCGCCACACCAACCGCTTCCGCCGCTGCCGTCTCAGGAATCTCcccctccgccgccgccgccgccgccgccgccgccgatCGAGATCCGATGCATTCTTGGTGGGAGTCAGTTTCCAAGCAACGCTCTCGCATCctttctctctcatctctcctCTCCGGCGATTCTCACTCGGAAAACGGCGACGTAACTCCGATCTCTTCTCTCGCTGATTCCGATCGGCCGGCGCTATCGTTGCTTTCGTCTCGCGCTGCTTACTCGTTGATCTCGTCTTCTCTTTGTAATCCAGCTTCTGGTTCTGGATCTGATCCGCTTTGTCAATGGCTATACGAAACCTACCTTTCATCTGATCCACCGCTTCGTCTCGTCGTCCTCTCGTTCCTCCCCTTACTCGTCGGAATGTACTTATCTCGAATTCATTCCATAGATTCGTCGTCCCTTCCGTCTCTCTCCGGATTCGAAGCTGTGCTTCTCGCAATCTACGCCGCCGAGGTTAAAGCTCGCGGAGGTAAACCTATACTCGTACACATCCCAGATCTCTCTCAGCCATCCCTTTACCATTCACCTAGAAACGGCGTTGACAGATCGCGTGATTCTAATCCAACGGCCTCCGTCGGAGTCTTGTCTCCGCAGCTTGAGCCTCAGATCGCCGTTAAGTCAACTAAGAGAGCTAGCATCGTTGGCGTGGGACTACAATGCTATTTCAAAGAGATCTCACAGATGCCTGCTTGGTCTAAGCTAGAATTCTGTAAATTCTCTGCTGATTGGGCAGGTCAAGACTGCGATTGCAAAGAAAAGATCGATGGAGACGAAGACAAAGTCTTAGCACTGACCAATGGTTTCGGGGATTCATCCTCGTTCAATGGTAGCAGTGGACGTAGCCTTGAGATCGAAGAGGATTTTGATAGATTAGCAATCAGAGAGAACGAAGAACACTCTAGCAGCTCTGATGGCATTGGAGGAAGAGGAGTGAGGATTCCACTTCCATGGGAGCTGTTTCAACCTACGTTAAGGATTCTAGGACATTGCTTGCTTAGTCCGTTGAATACTGGAGATGTCAAAGATGCAGCTTCCAATGCAGTGAGATCACTGTACGCAAGAGCATCTCATGATTTGAATCCGCAGGCGATTTTAGCTACAAGGAGTTTAGTTAACCTCGATACAAGCGCACGAACCGCTGCTGCAAAGACCGTAGCTGCAGAGACTGTTAATGGTGGTTCCTCGAATGTTAACACGCCAAGCAAGGCGAAAAAACCCGAGATTCTTCTGGCATCAAAGTGA